The window GGAAATGGTCATGCCGGGGGATAACGTGAGTGTGACGGGTGAATTGATCAGCCCGATCGCCATGGAGCAGGGGCTCCGCTTTGCGGTGCGCGAGGGCGGCAAGACGGTCGGCTCCGGCGTGGTCACCGAGATTCTGGCGTAGATCAGTTTTTTTAGCCGATAGAATGGGGAGTTGAGCGTGAAGGTTGATCAAAGAATCAGGATCCGGTTGCGCGGATTTGACTACCGTGTGCTCGATCAATCAGTGGCGGAAATCGTCGAGACGGTCAGGCGGAGCGGGGCGAAAGTTGTCGGTCCTATTCCTTTGCCAACCAAGATCGAGAAATTTACCGTGCAGCGATCGACGCACGTTGATAAGAAGTCCCGCGAGCAGTTTGAGATGCGGACACATAAACGGCTTCTCGATATCATGCAGCCTACTCCTGAAACGATGGATTCACTGATGAAGTTGAATCTTGCTGCTGGAGTGGACGTCGAAATCAAGTTGTGACATCGGGTTTGATTGAAGGGTTGAACGAGATGACAAACGGGTTGCTTGGGAAGAAATTAGGCATGACGCAGGTGTTTGACGAGACCCGTCTGACGCCTGTCACGGTGATTGAGGCTGGCCCATGCCGCGTCGTCACGATCAAGACCAAAGAACGCGATGGCTACGAGGCGGTTCAGCTCTCGTACGGGGAAGTGAAGGAGCGAAAGCTGTCCAAGGCAGAGTTGGGGCACTTGAAAAAACAGCAAGCTCCAGCCAGCCGAGTGCTTCGTGAGTTTGAGAAGGTTGGAGATGTTACGGTCGGTGAATCCGTCACGGTCGGCATGTTTAAGAAGGGTGACTGGGTTGATGTCGTGGGCATCTCGAAGGGTAAGGGGTTTCAGGGAGTTGTAAAGCGCCATAATTACGCCGGCGGTCCTGAATCTCATGGTTCGATGTTTCATCGTCACCCCGGTTCCATGGGTGCCAGTTCGTACCCATCACGCGTCTGGAAGGGAAAGACTCTTCCGGGGCACATGGGTGCTGAGCGTGTCACGGTCCAAAGGCTGAAAGTTGTGGATTCAAGGCCTGAAGAAAATTTGCTTTTCGTTCGCGGTGCTATTCCCGGTGCGACGAATGGTCTTATTGTCGTCAGAAAGTCGAAGAAGGGTTAGGACATGCCCACGGTCGATGTCGTAGATTTGCACAGTAAGAAAGTTGGGACGGTTGACTTGCCGCAGGCGGTGTTCGGGTGTGAGCCGCGCGCGTCTTTGGTTCACGAAGCTGTCGTCATGCAGCGGGCTTGTGAGCGCCAGGGAACGGCCTCAACGCTGCGTCGCGGCGAAGTCAGTGGTTCCGGCAAGAAGCCATGGAAGCAGAAGCACACGGGCCGAGCTCGGGCTGGTTCGGTTCGGTCGCCTGTGTGGCGTCATGGCGGGAGCGTGTTTGGACCGAAGCCCCGAAGCTACGCCTATACGATGCCGAAAAAGAAGTACAGGGCAGCGTTGCAAAGCGCATTGTCGGCTAAATTGATCGATGGAAAAGTCATTGTGGTTTCGGATTTCGCGCTTGAGCAGCCGAAGACAAAGTTGTTGGCGAAGGCGCTGGACCAATTTGGATTGGGAGAGACGGCTTTGTTGGTGGCGGCGGATACACAAGTCGCAATGCTCCAGGCGGCTCGTAATCTGTCTTCCGTTAAAGTGGTCAGCGCGGATCAGCTGAATGTCTATGACGTCGTTCGGGCTGGCGTGGTCGTGATTCATGAGCGAGAGCTTGCCCGTGTGACAGAGGTGTGGTCATGAAGCTGGATATGCATGCAGTGCTGGTGCAGCCGTTGTTGACGGAGAAGCTGACGTCGATTCGTGAGACGACGAATACGGTTGGATTTATCGTTCATCCCGATGCGAATCGGGTGCAGATTAAGCAGGCCGTCGAGACTTTGCTGAAGGTGAAAGTTGAGCGAGTCAATGTGATGAATGTGTTGGGGAAGGTCAAGCGCCTTGGCCGTTTCTCTGGCAAGCGATCTGATTGGAAGAAGGCATTCGTCACGTTGAAAAAGGGCGAAAAGCTTGAAATGTACGAGAGCGCTTAGGGTTGAGGGAAGGTAGGACTTCGCATGGGATTGAAAACATATAAGCCAACGTCTGCAGGGCGTCGCGGAATGACCGCCGTCACGACTGAAGACTTGACAAAGAAGAAGCCTGAAAAGTCTCTGACGGCTTTCCATCATCGAAGCGGTGGACGCAATACGGATGGCCGGACGACCGTGCGTTTCCGTGGGGGTGGACACAAGCGGCTCTATCGCAAGATCGATTTTAAGCGCGATAAGGTTGGGATTCCTGCCAAGGTGGTCTCGATTGAGTACGATCCGAATCGCTCTGCGCGTATCGCTTTGCTGGCCTATGTCGACGGTGAGAAGCGGTATATTCTCGCCCCAGTTGGCTTGGCTGTTGGCTTGACGGTGCAGTCTGGGGTCAACTCGGAGGTTCGCCCAGGGAATGCGCTTCCGCTCTCAAGTATGCCGTTGGGAACGACCATCCACAATATCGAATTGAAGGTTGGTAAGGGCGGTCAGCTTATTCGAAGTGCTGGAGGATCTGCGCAGGTCATGGGGCGAGATGGGGACTATGTCCAGATTCGTTTGAAGTCCGGCGAGATGCGTAAGGTCTTGTCGGCGTGCATGGCGACGGTTGGTCAGGTCGGGAACGTCGATCACGAAAACGTGAGCGTGGGTAAGGCAGGCCGTACTCGATGGAAGGGGAAGCGTCCCCACGTCCGTGGCGTCGTCATGAACCCGGTCGACCATCCACATGGTGGAGGCGAAGGTAAGTCGGGTCAGGGTAATCCTCATCCGGTCTCTCCCTGGGGGCAGCCGACCAAGGGTTACAAGACGAGAAAGAACAAGAAGACGGACAAGTTCATTATCGCGAGACGTAAGTCAGGGGTACGCAATGGCTAGATCAATCAGTAAGGGCGCTTTCGTCGATGATCATTTGCTGAAGAAAGTTGAGCATATGAATGAGACGAAAGATCGGAAGATTATTAAGACCTGGTCGCGTCGTTCGACCGTGATTCCCGACATGATTGGGCACACGCTCGCCGTGCACAATGGGAAGAAGTTTATCCCAGTCTTTGTGACGGAAAATATGGTGGGGCACAAACTCGGTGAGTTTGCTCCGACTCGGTTTTTCAAGGGCCACGGTCAGGCGAAGACTGAAAAGGCTGTTGCGCTCAAGTAGTCTGTCGGTCAGATTGGCGCCCGCTCAGCGATTGGGTAAAGGATAAGGACATGACTGAAGCACGTGCGATTCTCAGATTTGTTCGGGTGGCTCCTCGGAAGGCTCGGCCGGTCATTGACATGATTCGCGGTCAGCAGGTTCCTCAGGCGCTCGCCATGTTAAAGCTTACTCCCCGCCAGGCGGCTCGTGTCGTGGAGAAGATTCTCCGCTCAGCGGTGGCGAATGCCGAACAGAAGGAAATGGGCGATAGTGAATCGATGGTGATTTCGAAGGCTTTTGTCAACGGCGGTCCTACGCTAAAGCGTTTTCGGGCTCGTTCCCAAGGTCGCGCAAATTCCATTCATAAGCGCACGAGTCATATTACTGTGGTTGTCGCCGCGCCATCGGTCGGCGAGTCGAAGAAGTCAGCGTAACAACGATCACAATCTAGCTAGAGCAGACTGAGGCAAGATTTTATGGGTCAGAAAACACATCCAATCGGGTACCGGCTAGGCTACAACATCACCTGGAATTCTCGGTGGTATGCGGGGAAGGACTATGCCAAGCTTCTTCACCAGGATATCAAGATTCGAAAGGTCGTGAAGGCAAGGCTCTTTCACGCCGGTGTTTCCAAGGTTGAGATTGAGCGTTCTGGCGACCAGACTCGTGTCATTATTCATACGGCTCGTCCTGGCATCATTATCGGGCGAAAGGGTGCTGAGGTCGATAAGCTGAAGGCGGATCTTGAGAAGCAGTACGGTGGACAGGTCTATATCACCGTGAAGGAAATTAAGAAGCCTGAACTCGATGCTCAGTTGGTTAGTGAGAATGTCGCCACCCAGCTTGAAAAGCGTGTAGCCTTCCGACGGGCCATGAAGCGCAGTGTGCAATCTGCTCTTCGGCTTGGGGCGCAAGGAATTAAAATTATGGTGGCTGGGCGTCTTGGTGGGGCGGAAATCGCTCGCACCGAATGGTACCGCGAAGGTCGGGTTCCGCTTCATACGCTTCGCGCCAATATCGATTATGGCTTCGCTGAAGCGCATACAACGATGGGACAGATCGGTGTGAAAACGTGGCTCTTCAAGGGAGAGTTGCTGCCAGCTCAACCGGTCAAGTCAGATTCATTCCTCGAACGGCGGCTCGGGTAAGGAGAACGCATTGTGTTAGCGCCAAAGAAAGTCAAGTTTAGAAAAATGCAGAAGGGCCGTATGCGTGGGAAGGCCTATCGCGGCGGTCAGATTACTCTGGGTGAATTTGGCCTCAAGGCACTCGAGCCTGGATGGGTGACCAGCCGGCAGATTGAAGCCGCACGTATTGCCATTACCCGCTTTGTCAAGCGCGGCGGGCAGGTGTGGACAAGAATTTTCCCGGATAAGCCGATTACCAAGAAGCCGGCGGAAACTCGCATGGGTAAAGGTAAAGGAAACCCTGAGTATTGGGTAGCCGTGGTGAAGCCTGGTCGCATTTTGTACGAAATGGATGGCGTTCCGTTGGATGTGGCGAAGGAAGCGTTTCGGCTCGCATCGCACAAGTTGCCGGTTGCCACCAAGTGTGTTGCCCGGGGTGAATTTTAATTAGGTCTCATAGCGGTTCGAGGAGTAGGTGACATGGCGTTGGATCTGAAAGAGTTGCGGCAGTTGACGGCCCCGGAGTTGGTCGAAAAAGAAAAGCAGTTGGTGCAGGAGTTGTTTAACTTGCGCTTTCAGCTTGGCACCGGAAGGCTGGAAAATCCGATGCAGATCAGGAAGACCAAGCGTGAGATCGCTCGAGTAAAGACCGTTTTGCAGGAAGTCTCTCAGGCTGAGACGAAAGGGTAAGGGGTTCAGATTATGTCTGATGCAGTCAAGAAGCGTGAGTGGGTCGGCCGTGTGTTGAGCAATAAGATGAACAAGACCGTGGTGGTCTCCGTTGAACGCTCAGTGACGCATCCGCTGTATCGCAAGGTCCTGCGGAGAATCTCGAAGTTTAAGGCGCATGACGAGCAGAATGTTTGTAAGATCGGCGACCGTGTGCGCATGGTTGAGACGCGACCGATCAGCAAAGACAAGCATTGGCGAGTGGTTGAAGTGATTCAGAAGGGCCGAGCAGAATAGTTTGATGTGGTTGTGACTCTAAGGTAAGGAAAGACCGCTAGCATGATTCAGAACTATAGCTATATGGATGTGGCAGATAACTCCGGTGCGAAGCAGGCGATGTGCTTCCATGTCTTCGGAGGGACGCGTCGTCGGTATGCGTCCTTGGGTGACATCGTGGTCGTCGCGGTGAAGGAGGCTATCCCGCATGCCAGCGTCAAAAAAGGCGATGTCAGTCGTGCGGTGATTGTCCGGACCACCAAGGAAGTTCGACGTGAGGACGGTTCCTACATCAAGTTTGATCGCAATGCCTGTGTGTTGATCAACAAAGAAGGGGAACCGATCGGGACGCGCATTTTCGGTCCGGTCGCACGTGAATTGCGTTGGAAGAAATTCATGAAGATCATCTCCCTGGCACCTGAAGTGCTGTAGGGACACGTGGTGGGGGTTGTCGTGCAAGCACTTCGGAAAAGCAGAATTCGAAAAGGCGATACGGTGGTCGTGATCACGGGGCGTGAGCGCGGAAAGTCCGGGAAGGTCCTTTCTGTGGACTTGACGGCCGGTAAGGTGATTGTGGAGAAGCTGAATATCATCAAGCGCCATACTAAGCCGAGCCAAAAGGTCAAGCAAGGTGGAATCCTTGAGCGGGAAGCTCCGTTGGCGATCTCCAATGTCATGTATGTTTGTCCCGTGACGCAAAAGCCGACCCGTGTGGGGATTCGTAGGCTTGAGGATGGTCGACGGGCACGGTTC of the Nitrospira sp. genome contains:
- the rplD gene encoding 50S ribosomal protein L4 encodes the protein MPTVDVVDLHSKKVGTVDLPQAVFGCEPRASLVHEAVVMQRACERQGTASTLRRGEVSGSGKKPWKQKHTGRARAGSVRSPVWRHGGSVFGPKPRSYAYTMPKKKYRAALQSALSAKLIDGKVIVVSDFALEQPKTKLLAKALDQFGLGETALLVAADTQVAMLQAARNLSSVKVVSADQLNVYDVVRAGVVVIHERELARVTEVWS
- the rplN gene encoding 50S ribosomal protein L14; translated protein: MIQNYSYMDVADNSGAKQAMCFHVFGGTRRRYASLGDIVVVAVKEAIPHASVKKGDVSRAVIVRTTKEVRREDGSYIKFDRNACVLINKEGEPIGTRIFGPVARELRWKKFMKIISLAPEVL
- the rpsS gene encoding 30S ribosomal protein S19, translated to MARSISKGAFVDDHLLKKVEHMNETKDRKIIKTWSRRSTVIPDMIGHTLAVHNGKKFIPVFVTENMVGHKLGEFAPTRFFKGHGQAKTEKAVALK
- the rplX gene encoding 50S ribosomal protein L24, which produces MQALRKSRIRKGDTVVVITGRERGKSGKVLSVDLTAGKVIVEKLNIIKRHTKPSQKVKQGGILEREAPLAISNVMYVCPVTQKPTRVGIRRLEDGRRARFSKKSNETFE
- the rplB gene encoding 50S ribosomal protein L2, translated to MGLKTYKPTSAGRRGMTAVTTEDLTKKKPEKSLTAFHHRSGGRNTDGRTTVRFRGGGHKRLYRKIDFKRDKVGIPAKVVSIEYDPNRSARIALLAYVDGEKRYILAPVGLAVGLTVQSGVNSEVRPGNALPLSSMPLGTTIHNIELKVGKGGQLIRSAGGSAQVMGRDGDYVQIRLKSGEMRKVLSACMATVGQVGNVDHENVSVGKAGRTRWKGKRPHVRGVVMNPVDHPHGGGEGKSGQGNPHPVSPWGQPTKGYKTRKNKKTDKFIIARRKSGVRNG
- a CDS encoding 50S ribosomal protein L23 → MKLDMHAVLVQPLLTEKLTSIRETTNTVGFIVHPDANRVQIKQAVETLLKVKVERVNVMNVLGKVKRLGRFSGKRSDWKKAFVTLKKGEKLEMYESA
- the tuf gene encoding elongation factor Tu (EF-Tu; promotes GTP-dependent binding of aminoacyl-tRNA to the A-site of ribosomes during protein biosynthesis; when the tRNA anticodon matches the mRNA codon, GTP hydrolysis results; the inactive EF-Tu-GDP leaves the ribosome and release of GDP is promoted by elongation factor Ts; many prokaryotes have two copies of the gene encoding EF-Tu), with amino-acid sequence EMVMPGDNVSVTGELISPIAMEQGLRFAVREGGKTVGSGVVTEILA
- the rpmC gene encoding 50S ribosomal protein L29 produces the protein MALDLKELRQLTAPELVEKEKQLVQELFNLRFQLGTGRLENPMQIRKTKREIARVKTVLQEVSQAETKG
- the rplC gene encoding 50S ribosomal protein L3, whose product is MTNGLLGKKLGMTQVFDETRLTPVTVIEAGPCRVVTIKTKERDGYEAVQLSYGEVKERKLSKAELGHLKKQQAPASRVLREFEKVGDVTVGESVTVGMFKKGDWVDVVGISKGKGFQGVVKRHNYAGGPESHGSMFHRHPGSMGASSYPSRVWKGKTLPGHMGAERVTVQRLKVVDSRPEENLLFVRGAIPGATNGLIVVRKSKKG
- the rpsJ gene encoding 30S ribosomal protein S10 yields the protein MKVDQRIRIRLRGFDYRVLDQSVAEIVETVRRSGAKVVGPIPLPTKIEKFTVQRSTHVDKKSREQFEMRTHKRLLDIMQPTPETMDSLMKLNLAAGVDVEIKL
- the rplP gene encoding 50S ribosomal protein L16, producing MLAPKKVKFRKMQKGRMRGKAYRGGQITLGEFGLKALEPGWVTSRQIEAARIAITRFVKRGGQVWTRIFPDKPITKKPAETRMGKGKGNPEYWVAVVKPGRILYEMDGVPLDVAKEAFRLASHKLPVATKCVARGEF
- the rplV gene encoding 50S ribosomal protein L22, with the translated sequence MTEARAILRFVRVAPRKARPVIDMIRGQQVPQALAMLKLTPRQAARVVEKILRSAVANAEQKEMGDSESMVISKAFVNGGPTLKRFRARSQGRANSIHKRTSHITVVVAAPSVGESKKSA
- the rpsQ gene encoding 30S ribosomal protein S17; this encodes MSDAVKKREWVGRVLSNKMNKTVVVSVERSVTHPLYRKVLRRISKFKAHDEQNVCKIGDRVRMVETRPISKDKHWRVVEVIQKGRAE
- the rpsC gene encoding 30S ribosomal protein S3 encodes the protein MGQKTHPIGYRLGYNITWNSRWYAGKDYAKLLHQDIKIRKVVKARLFHAGVSKVEIERSGDQTRVIIHTARPGIIIGRKGAEVDKLKADLEKQYGGQVYITVKEIKKPELDAQLVSENVATQLEKRVAFRRAMKRSVQSALRLGAQGIKIMVAGRLGGAEIARTEWYREGRVPLHTLRANIDYGFAEAHTTMGQIGVKTWLFKGELLPAQPVKSDSFLERRLG